TCCCGCTCCATTCGCTGACACTGTCGATGAATGCCAGGACACGTCTCATTTTTTACCTCTTTCTATGATCGATTGTCATCAGAAGCGATAAAGCCCCCACCAGCGAACGAAGGAGGCTTTATCGTTTCTTTGGGCTTTTCAGCCGATTCTTACGATTTGAGCGCTATTCTGCCCAGTACCCCATTTCCATGGCCCATTTTTCAACGATTTTGAAAATTTCGTTAAAGGATTCGTCTTTGAGGTATTTTTCAGGTACCACTTTCCGGGCGGTGCCGGCCAGTTTAACCGCATCTTCTTCAGACCATTCAATGATTTCAATGCCCTGTTTTTCAACAAAATCCCAGGCTTTGGCAATCTCTTTGTCCGCTTCGGTCTCGTTTCTGTAACTGCCGTTGGCAACCGCACTGGCCAGAATGGTTTTCAGATCCTGGGGCATTGCTTCCCATTCTTTCATGTTCACGATCAGGGCATCTGCAGCCGGTCCCACAGCGGTGGGGTATTTAATCCAGTATTTGGTCACTTCATGGAACCCCATGGCCACCATGTCAGCAGCATGGGAAAAGGTGATGGCATCCACAGCACCGGTGGACAGCATGGTGTAGATTTCATCTCCGGGAACCCAGATGGTGCCGGCGCCCAGTTCGGCCAGCTGAAGAGCAATCAGTTCGGAGGAACGGAACTTTTTGCCTTTGATGTCATCCACGCCGTTGATGGGGACTTTGGAGATCATCAGGTTGTCCAGGGTCCAGTAGAGGTTGCCCACCAGGTAGACCCCATGTTCGGCATAAGCGTCTCTCAGGATCTTCATGATCTTGCCGTCTTCGTATTCTTCATACAGATACCGCAGTTCAGCAATGGAATGCGGGGCCGCAAAGCAATCCCCATGCATAAATGCCACAGGCAGCTGTCCGGGGAAATATCCCGGCCAGATAAAGGTGGCTTGCATAATACCCATGCTTACGGCTTCCAGCTGTTCCGGCACCGGTACGATGGCGCCCGGAGAGCTGGGGGTCATGGTCAGACGTCCATTGGTCTTTTCGGTCACTTTTTTGGAGATATCATTGATGGTATCCCAGCTGATGCCCGAGGACAGCCAGGATGACGGCTGCCATTTAAATGTCTTTTCCGCTTTGGCCTGGATCGGTGCGGCTGTCACAAGCATCGCACTGATTGTCAGCACCATCAGTCCCTGAATGAGCCTTCGTCCTTTTTTCATCTCTTCCTCCTTGCAAATTATGTGGTTGTGTTACATAAACCCGGTAAAAGGGGTTCTTACCAAGCTAGTGTGGATATACTGAATCATGGTGAAAAAGTCAAACACCGGACGCTGTACCGCGGCCTGAACCGCATGGGCATAAGGGGGCAGGTCGCTGCATTCCAGCACCACGGCTCCGATGTCCGGATGATCGTTCACCATTGTTTTGGCTGTGGAAACCACCTCATCCTGAACTTTATCAGAATCCAGGGTCCCTTTTTCTTCGAGTACGGCGCTGGAAAATTCCGGCTGGGTTTCCATGCCTGCGATGATCACCGGAATGTCCGGGGTCACGTTGACTGCATCAAAATGGGCTTTTTTTAAACTGGATGCATTGGCGGTGATGATACCGATGGGTTTTTGGGTCATCTGATAGATCAATGGAATCTGCAAAAGACTGGATAAAAAGACCGGGATTTCCACGGCTGCGGTCACTTCCCGCTGAAACAGAGCCATGAATCCGCAGGCGCCGGTAATGGCCTTCACACCCTGGTCCTGGATGTTTTTTGCCGCCTGGATGAACGGTTCCGCCAACGTGGGATCCTGCTGGTTGAGCAGCCGGTCGATGGAAGCACCGGTCACTCTTTCATACCGGACCGGAAAAGGAAACGTGCTGGCGTTACCCACATTGCCGGGAACGCAGGGATAGGCAGCATCCAGAATCAGGATGCCGATGGATTCTCCATACCAGGCCTGGGTTTTTCTATGGATGCGATAGACTGTCATTGCCCTCCGGTGATGTGTTATGGGTGGAAAAGAATTGTATTTCTGTAAAAATACCTTTATTTTTATCATTAATCTTGTTAGTGGTATACCAGTGGGTGAATTTTCATGTCAAGCTTTTTTATTGGACCGGGCCATAAAAAGTGTATCCGCCCGTAATCAGGTTCAAACGGATGCTGACTGCAACAAACAAGGCAGTGGATTATGAAACCAAACATGTTTAATATCCTGCGGGATCGAATTCTGTACATGGAATATCAACCCGGTCAGATTCTCAACGAAAACGTGCTGGCACAGGAGTTTGAGGTCAGCCGGTCACCGGTCCGAAATGTGCTCAACCGTCTGGAATGGGAACAGCTGGTCCGGATTATTCCTCGAACCGGCAGCATGGTGACGGAAATCGAATTCAACAAAATCATGCATGTGTTCCAGGTGCGGTTTGAATGCGAAGTCCTGGAAATCCAGCTGGCTGCGAATCAACTCAACGATTCGCATCGGATCGTACTCAAGACGATTAAAGAGCGATGTGCGGCCCTGTTTGACAACAAAGATCGGAAAGCGTTGGTTGCTGTGGACACCGACCTTCGAAACATGATTCATGAGGCTGCAGGCAATCCGGTGTTAAAAGAAATTTCCGATCGGCTTTATGCCCAGACATTCCGGTTGTGGTATGGTGCCATGGACAAAGGGGACTGGAATGAAGAGGTCTCCAGTATGGTGGAAGAGATCCGGAAGCTGTCCGACCTGATTCCCGGACGGGACACAAAAGCCATGGGAGCGTTTCGAAGAAAAGTGCTGACCGATCACTTTGACCGGATGCGCAGAAAGTTTTTCACCCATTGAATTCATTGGTTTCAAAAATTCTTTTTTTGGGCGTTGCTCAACCATCATTATCGGGAATTTAAGATCAGATTCACGCCGAATCCGATAAAAACGATGCCGGATATTTTCTGCATCCAGATGCCGATGCCGGTATTTTCCCGAAGCATATGGGTCATCCGGGTGGCAGCCCGGGTTAACATCAGGCACCACAGCGTACCGGTGACAAGAAATGTCCCGCCCAGAACCAGAAACGGCAAAGGGCCTGATGCATGGTCCGGATTGATGAACTGGGGTAAAAAAGACAGAAAAAACAATGCCACTTTGGGGTTGAGTATATTGGTGATCATTCCCTGCCTGTAAATGGTGATCAAATCGTTGTGTGAAAATCGGCGGTTCTGGTTTTCAAATGCCGGTGTCCGGGTGGTCAGGGCCTTGACGCCCAGAAAAATCAGGTAGATCGCACCGGCCCATTTTACCAGAAAAAAGGCCGTGGCCGATGTGGACAAAATCAAAGACAAGCCAAATGCAGTGGCCAGCACATGCACCACGCACCCGGACATGATCCCGGCCACAGACACCAGTCCGGCACGGGACCCTTGAGCAATGCTCCGGGTCAGAATATACAGGGTGTCGGTCCCGGGGGTCAGGTTCAGTATAATGGCGGCCGCCAGAAACCCGGCATAATTTTCAATGCCAAACACGGTTGCTCCTTTCAGATCTGTCCAATCCTTTTACCACGAAGCGCACGAAGGACACGAAGGACACGAAGGAGGGGTTTCTTCGTGTCCTTCGTGCGCTTCGTGGTATGAATAAATCAAATCAATGCATACATAAATTTTTATAATGATTATACCCTGTGCTTAATCAAACAGGGCATTGACAAACCGGACTGCGTCAAACTCCTGTAAATCATCCATGCTTTCTCCCACACCGATGTACCGGATCGGCAGGTGCAGGGTTCCGGCCACGGCCGCCACAATCCCGCCTTTGGCCGTACCGTCCAGTTTGGTCAACGCCAGTTGGGTCAGGTTCACGGCCTCATGGAACATTTTTGCCTGGGAAATGGCGTTCTGACCGGTGGTGGCATCCAGCACCATGAGCACCTCATGGGGGGCACCGGGCATTTTTTTTTCCACCGTGCGTTTGATCTTTTTCAGCTCTTCCATCAGGTTTTTCTGGGTATGGAGCCGGCCGGCCGTGTCAATGAGCAGCACATCCATGCCCCGGGCCATGGCGGCTTCCACCCCGTCATAGGCCACGGCAGCCGGATCTGCGCCCTGTTTATGGCGTACGATGGTGGCACCGGCCCGATCCGCCCAGATCCCCACCTGTTCGATGGCGGCAGCCCTGAACGTATCCGCAGCGGCAATGAGCACTTTTTTATTTTCCCGGGTGAACCGGGTGGCCAGTTTGCCCAATGTGGTGGTCTTGCCGGTGCCGTTGACACCCACTACCATGATGATATGGGGCCGGGGCAGGGCAGGGGCGGTTTCAGGATCTTCTTTGCCGGGAAACAGAGCAATGAGTTCTTGTTTAAGTACCGCTTTGAGCTGGTCCGCCGTGGACAGGCGGCCGGCTTTTTTCCGGATCCGGTCCATCATTTCCATGGTGATGTCCATGCCCAGATCTGCGGTAATCAACACCTCTTCGAGTTCCTCAAAAAGGGCGTCGTCAATTTTGCGGCTGGATTTGAACAGGGCATTGATATCCGTGTTCAGGACTTCCCGGGTTTTGGTCAGGCCGGATTTTAGGCGGCTGAATATTCCTTTTTTGTCCGGTTCTTCAGACAGTAGTTTTTCTTTGACCCGTTCATTTTCCTTACGTCGTTCTTCTTCCTTCAACCGTTCCTGTTCTTTGAGTCGCTCCTGTTCTTTGAGCTGTGCTTGTTTTTTCAGTTTTTCTTGCTCTTTATCTCTGGTTTTTCTTTTGAAAAAATTGAATACCACGCAGGTGTCTCCTTGTGATGGGCAGATTTTTTGATAACCGGTTTGTGTACCGCTCTTTTACAATGTTTGAAAGATCAAATCAACCCTGTAAACCCATGGATTGAATTGTCAGGAATTTCTTTACTTTCCTTGAACGGGCCGGTAAATTGAGATCTGATAATGCCAAGGTGAAACCATTTTTAAACAGGAGTCAATATGACCTTTGAGGATGCCATTGAACCACTGCTCGATCATCCGGTAACCCGGCAGATGACGTTGGATACAAATTCGGAAACCAAAGAACGACAGACGTTTGAGCCCAGACGGATTGCTGTTTTAGACACCGGTCTTACAGAAATGACAGACCAGCCTCAATACCGGTTTGCCGATAATTCTGAAGCCCGGCGAATGCTGCCCGGCATTATTGATAATTGTGTTCAAAAAGTGGCTGCCCGGCCGGACATGTCGATACAGGAAAAAACGGCATTCTGCAAACCCCGGCGGATTGGTGTGGTGTTTTCCGGAGGACCGGCACCCGGGGGGCACACCGTGATTGCCGGGTTGTATGATGCCATGAAAACCAATCATCCGGATTCCTGTTTATACGGGTTTGTGCTGGGACCCGACGGTCTGCTGGAATCCAGTTGTGTGGAAATCACTGAAAAAATGGTGGATGCGCACCGGCATATGGGCGGGTTTTCCATGATCCGGACCGGACGGACCAAAATCGATACGTCTGAAAAAATGGATCAGGCCTTAAAAACCTGTCAATCCCTGAACCTGGAGGGGATCGTGATCATCGGCGGGGATGATTCCAACACCAATGCCGCATTTTTAGCCCAGCATTTCAAGTCTGCCGGCATTCATGTGGTCGGGGTCCCCAAAACTATTGACGGGGACATTCAGGTGAAAAGCGATGACGGTACCTGCCTTTTGGCGGTTCCGTTCGGGTTTCATTCCGCCGCCAGATCTTTTGCCCAGAATATCAGTCATCTGGCATCGGATGCCGCATCAGATGTGAAATACTGGCATGTGTGCAAGGTCATGGGCCGGGTGGCCAGCCACCTGACCCTGGAGGCGGCGTTGCAGACCCATGCCAATCTGGCGTTCATCGGCGAAGAACTGGCTGCGTACACGGATGAAGAACGCCTTAAAAAAGCGCAGGAGACCGGGGAAACGGATTTTACCGCCTTCGGGATCACGCTGCGCCATCTGTCCCGGGTGATCTGTGATGCCATTGTCCGGCGTGCGGCATTTGGTAAAAATTACGGGATCATGATCATTCCGGAAGGGATTCTGGAATTTATCAATGAGATCCAGATATTCATCATCAAGCTCAACAAAATTATCGCGGATTTCAACACCATTCATGATCTGGATTTTCATCGAACCTTTCCGACGTTGAATGAAAAACTGGATTATCTGCGCCGCATCAGCCAGGGGATGATGGACAGCCATCCATTCCCCATCTGGAACGTAAGAGATGATGAGCTGTTCAATCAACTGCCGGATTTTTTTCAGGCCGGGCTTCTGGTGGAACGGGATTTCCACGGCAATTTCCAGTTTTCCCAGGTCAGAACGGAAAAAATTATCATGGATATGGTCAAGGAATATTTAGGGGCGCTCAAAGAACAGGGCCGCTATAAAATCGGTATCAGCCAGTCCTATTACCAGTCTTTCATGCGGTCACGGAATCTGGATCCCGACCGGTATGCCCCGGCGTTGTTCAACGATCCAAATTCAGTCTATCTTCTGGTCAAACCGGGCATCATGTCATTGAAAACCCTGAAACAGGCCCTGGTCACTGCCGGACTTCTGGAACCGGATCAGGAGATTCCCGGTCCGGTCAAAGAAATTTTCCGGCGGTCGGAACCGGATTTCAAAATTCAGACCCATTTTTATGGATATGACGGCCGGGGTTGCGATCCCACCGCGTTTGATTGTCATTATACCTATAACCTGGGCATGACCGCGTTTCATTTGATGGCCCATGGGAAAACCGGCCAGATGGCAGCCATTAAAAATCTGGAACAGCCGTTTGAAAACTGGGAACCCATCGGCATTCCCATTGCCCGGCTGATGCATCTGGAAGAACGCAAAGGCCGGCTGGAACTGGTCATGGAAAAAAGTCTGGTGGATTTGTCATCCAATGCATTCCGGGTATTTAAAGGAATGCGTGAAAAATGGCTGGCAGCCAAACCGGGTGCGGATCATTTCCGGAAACCCGGGCCGGTGCGGTGTGACAGCCGGTCTGCGGAAGACCGGCCCATCACCCTGACATTGAATGCCATTGACATGCGCACAAAAAAAAGATCAAATGATCAAAATCCGTGATGTCACGCTTTTTTTGAAGGCTGGTAAGTACACAACGGTTCTTCGGCCAGGTAGCTGCCCGTGGCTTCATAGGCCCGGGCACGGCAACCGCCGCAGACCCGCTTGTATTCACATGCACCGCATTTACCCGTCAAATTAGAAAACTCTCTTAATTCATTGAACACCCGGGAGTTTTCCCAGACATCTTTAAACGATGCTTCCCGGATATTGCCGCAGGTCACATCCAGAAATCCGCAGGTCTGCACCCGGCCCACATGGGAAATAAAGCAGAAACCCGTGCCGGCCAGACATCCCCTTGTGACCGCATCCAGACCATGGCTTTCAAAAGACACGGTTTTTCCTTCGGCGTGCGCCCGCTGGCGCAGAATCCGGTAATAATGGGGGGCACAGGTGGCTTTCAACTGGAGCGGGGTTTTATCCCGCTGGTCATAGAACCAGTTCAGGGTCTGCTCATATTCGACGGCATCAATGCCTGAATCCACGATATATTTTCCCCGGCCTGTGGGCACCAGCAGAAAAATATGGTGGGCCACAGCACCCAGATCTTCGGCCAGCTTCAGAATGGCAGGGATTTCTTTCAGATTGGTTTTGGTAATGGTGGTGTTGATCTGAAACTCCAGGCCGGCGGCTTTGGCAAACTTGATTCCCCGGATCGCATCATCAAACGCGTGATCCAACCCCCTGAAATCATCATGGGTTTGCGGGGAGGCTCCGTCCAGACTTACGCTGATGCGCTGGATGCCGCTTTGCTTGAGTTTTTCGACAATTTCAGGTGTGAGCAATGTACCGTTGGGGGCCATGACCATGCGCAGTCCGATACGGTTGCCATAGGCGGCAATGTCGAAAATATCTTCTCGAAGCAGCGGCTCTCCGCCGGTGAGAATAATGATGGGCGTGCCCACTTCCCGGATCTGATCCAGCAGGGTATACGCTTGCCGGGTGGTCAGTTCGTTTTCATAGGGGTGATCTTCGGCCACGGCCCGGCAGTGCTTGCAGGAAAGATTGCAGCGCCGGGTGGTTTCCCATGCCACCAGGCGCAGGGTATGCGCGCCGGCAGGGTGATCGGTCTTGCCGCCATGGACAAAAGACGGTTGGTGATGGGTTCCGGGATGGGTCATGATGCCTCCAGAGCGCGGGCCACGTCAATGGCGGAATAGGTCAGGATCATATCCGCCCCGGCCCGTTTGATCGCAGTCAGAGTTTCCAGAATCAATGCGGTGGCATCCACCCATCCCATCATTTCTCCCGCCTTCATGATGCTGTATTCTCCGGATACATTGTACGCGGCAATGGGCAGATCGATTTCCTGCTTCAGGCGTAAAATAATGTCCAGATAGGCCAGGGCCGGTTTGACCATGATGATGTCCGCCCCTTCTTCAATATCCATGGTGGCTTCCCTGATGGCTTCCATGGCATTGGCCGGATCCATCTGATAGGTTTTCCGGTCTCCGAACTGCGGGGATGAGTCGGCGGCCTGGCGAAACGGCCCGTAAAACGCGGATGCATATTTCACGGCATAGGACATGACCGGTATGTGATCATATCCGTCTTCATCCAGTGTCTGGCGGATCTCTGCGACCCGGCCGTCCATCATGTCGGACGGGGCCACCATGTCGGCGCCGGCTTTGGCGTGGGACAGCGCCACTTTTGCCAGCAGGTCCAAAGATGCGTCATTGTCGATGATGCCGTTATCCACCACCCCGCAATGGCCGTGATCTGTGTAACCGCACAGACACACATCCGTGATCACGGTAAGATCCGATACCGCATCTTTGATTTTGGCCACGGTTTTCTGGACGATCCCGTCATCTGCATAGGCTCGGGTGGCCAAGGGGTCTTTTTTGTCCGGAATACCGAACAGAATGATGGCGGGAATGCCCGCCTCTTTGGCCTGTTTTGCCATCTCGACAACATAATCACCAGACATCTGAAAATGACCGGGCATGGATTCAATGGGTTTTTTGATCTTGTTGCCTGGGATGGCAAACATCGGTTGAATCAGATCGTTCCGGGAGAGAAGCGTCTCCCGGATCATGCGCCGGAGGGTGGGTGTGGCCCGCATCCGCCGGGGTCTGTAATCGGGAAACAGCATCTTATTTCTCCTTTGAAATTTCTTGGTCCGTCAGATAGCACGCCGGATCTGAATCCCAGGGGTCGTTGGCCACGGATTCGGCTCTGGCCCTGAAATTGCCGGCACAGATATTCAGCCACCGGCAGGTGGCACACCGGCCTTTGACATGTTTTTTCTTTTCTTTCATTTTCATCAGAAATTCATTGGATTCATCTGTCCAGATCTGTGAAAACGGGCGATCCTTGATATTGCCCAATGATTTTTCCCGCCAGAACTGATCCGGATACACTTCTCCGTCCCAGGAAATGCATCCGATGCCTCGTCCTGAATTGTTGCCTTCGTTCATTTCCAAAAGCTCCAGCACTTCGGCCGCCCGTTTGGGGTCTTCTTTTAAAAGCCGCTGGTAAAGATAAGGCCCGTCCGCATGGTTGTCCACGGTCAGAATCTCCTTGGGCTTGTTCCGGTTGTGCAGGTCTTTTGTCCGGTCCATGATCAGATCCAGCACCTGCCGGGTTTCCTCATGGGTCAGGTCTTCCTTGGCGATCTCAGATCCCCGGCCGGAATACACCAGGTGATAGAAACAGGCCCGGGGAATGTTTTTTTCTTCCAGAAGATCGAAAATACCGGGAATGTCCTGGACATTGCGCTTGTTGATGGTGAACCGCAATCCGACTTTGATGCCGGCTGCCTGGCAGTGTTCAATGGCGGCCATGGCCCGTTTGAATGATCCGGGCACGCCTCTGAACATGTCATGGGTGGGTTCCAGCCCGTCCAGACTGATGCCCACATAGGACAAGCCGATGTCTTTGAGTATTTTGGCTTTTTCTTTGGTGATCAGGGTGCCGTTGGTGGAAATCACGGCCCGCATCCCCTTGGATACGGCATATTGGGCATATTCCACCAGCCGGGGGTGTACCAGAGGCTCGCCGCCGGAAAACAGCAGTACCGGCACACCGAAATCCGCCAGATCATCCATCATGGCAAGGGCTTGATCCCGGTTCAGTTCGTTGTCATAGCAAATGTCTTCAGACCGGGCGTAACAGTGTACACATTTCAAATTACACCGCTGGGTCATGTTCCAGACCACCACGGGTTTCTTGTCAATGGAAAACTGGAGCAGGTGAGAAGGAAGCGATCCTGACTGACGCGAATAGCGCAGCGTGTCCGAGGGCTCCACCGTGGCACAATACAGTTTTGAAATTCCAATCATTTGATTTCTTTCCTGATAAGTTGGTTCAGATAGGCCTCACTGTCCTGCAGATCTGTTTTTGTTATAAAAAACCGGTGTTTGCCGGTTTTTTCTTTGATCAGGTTCAGCCCGTCATAAAACGCGTTGTGAAGTTTGGATAAAATATCGTCGGCAGACGCCCCGTGATCCAGGATCTGTAGCATCAGAAAATCAATGGCATCTTCCTCAAAAATAATGTCAAGTCCCATGTTTCTGGACGATTCCCGTTCAATCTCTTTGATTGTATCATAATGGGTTGTAATGCGGCTGACAGCGTCATCGATTTCCAGCACATGGGCATGGAAATACCGGGCGGCCATTTCACACCGGGCCGCAGATAAATTCAACCCATGGGTGGCAACCAGGGTGTCCGCATTTTCCTGGATATACCGGGTGATATACTGGATTTGGGTTTCCGACGCTTTTTTGTGCAGCGATTCCCAGTCATATGCCGGGGTATCGCTGAGCAGATCCTTTAACGTGCCCAAAGGATCGTTGATCACCTGCTTGGTCACCACCAGACGGGAAATCCGACAGGACGGCAGTTTTTCTTCAAAAGGCAGCAATGCATCTTCCACCACCGATACCAGGCCTCTGGCACCGGTATTTTCCTTGAACGCCCGGTGCGCTAAAACTGTCAATGCATCATCGTCAAAAACAATGTCAATGCCATATGCGGCAAAATCCAGACGTTTGTTCAATATCACCGGGTTGTTGGGCATTTTAAGAATGGTGTACAGATCCGTTTCACTTAACGTCTCCAGAATGCACCGCACAGGAACTCGTCCGATAAATTCGGATTCAAAACCAAACTTGACCAGATCTTCGGCCCGGGTCTGTTTCAGCAGGGAAGTATCATCATCCGTACTGCTGAGCCGGGAATTGAACCCGATGGTCTGGCGGGTCAACCGCTGCCGGACCAGGTCGGTGAGCCCGGTGAACGCGCCGCTCAGGATAAACAGGATATTGGCTGTGTTCACCCGCCGGACCACGCGTTTTCCGGTCCGTTGAAACCGTTCAAGTTCCTGCATCATGGATACCGGATCATGGGGGACTTTCAGGTCCACTTCTGTTTCTTCCATGGGTTTAAGCAACGCCCGCTGGACCCCGGATCTGGAAACCTGGGCGCCAATGACATCGGGACTGGCCGCAATTTTATCGATCTCATCCAGATACACGATGCCGCATTCCGCCAGTTCAATATCATCCTCCGCCTCCTTGACCAGATCCCGGATCAGATCCTCCACATCCCCGCCCACGTATCCGGTTTCCGAAAACTTGGTGGCATCCGCCTTGACAAAAGGAACGCCGATTTTTCTGGCAATGAGTTTGATGAGATAGGTTTTTCCGATACCGGTGGGCCCCAGCATCAGAATATTGGATTTGATATTGCCCGTGATTTTAGATCCTTTGTCTTCGCGGGTTTCCTGATGCCGGATTCGATTGAAATGGGTGCATATTTTCGTGGCCAGAACCGATTTAGCCTGAGCCTGCCGGACCACATACTGATCCAGATAGGCAATCAGTTCTGCCGGTTTGATGGTGAAGTCCACCAGCTCTTTTTTCCCTTTGTTCGGTACGCTACCGTTTACCGATGATTTCTGGGGCTGAGCTGTGGGAGAAATGATCCGGACATTGCCGCCGAATTTTTTATTTAAAAATTCTCCCAGTTCTTTTTCTATCTTTTTGGGATCTTGTGCCCGTATGGTCTGTGTTTGTTTCATAATTGTTCAATGTAAGCAGACTTCCAAAAAAATCAAGAGATTGTACAGCCCTGCAGAACGCTCAAATAAAAACAGCCATGAACATTGCTGCCCATGGCTGTCAAATAATGGTGCCGAAGGGGAGATTTGAACTCCCACGGGTCGCCCCACACGCCCCTCAAGCGTGCGTGTCTACCTATTCCACCACTTCGGCCGGCATATCTTGAAATCTACTCGGAAACCGGATCAGCTGTCTGCTGAACAGGTGCCGACTGGGTTGTAATGATACTT
Above is a window of Desulfotignum balticum DSM 7044 DNA encoding:
- the ahbC gene encoding 12,18-didecarboxysiroheme deacetylase; translated protein: MIGISKLYCATVEPSDTLRYSRQSGSLPSHLLQFSIDKKPVVVWNMTQRCNLKCVHCYARSEDICYDNELNRDQALAMMDDLADFGVPVLLFSGGEPLVHPRLVEYAQYAVSKGMRAVISTNGTLITKEKAKILKDIGLSYVGISLDGLEPTHDMFRGVPGSFKRAMAAIEHCQAAGIKVGLRFTINKRNVQDIPGIFDLLEEKNIPRACFYHLVYSGRGSEIAKEDLTHEETRQVLDLIMDRTKDLHNRNKPKEILTVDNHADGPYLYQRLLKEDPKRAAEVLELLEMNEGNNSGRGIGCISWDGEVYPDQFWREKSLGNIKDRPFSQIWTDESNEFLMKMKEKKKHVKGRCATCRWLNICAGNFRARAESVANDPWDSDPACYLTDQEISKEK
- a CDS encoding AAA family ATPase; this encodes MKQTQTIRAQDPKKIEKELGEFLNKKFGGNVRIISPTAQPQKSSVNGSVPNKGKKELVDFTIKPAELIAYLDQYVVRQAQAKSVLATKICTHFNRIRHQETREDKGSKITGNIKSNILMLGPTGIGKTYLIKLIARKIGVPFVKADATKFSETGYVGGDVEDLIRDLVKEAEDDIELAECGIVYLDEIDKIAASPDVIGAQVSRSGVQRALLKPMEETEVDLKVPHDPVSMMQELERFQRTGKRVVRRVNTANILFILSGAFTGLTDLVRQRLTRQTIGFNSRLSSTDDDTSLLKQTRAEDLVKFGFESEFIGRVPVRCILETLSETDLYTILKMPNNPVILNKRLDFAAYGIDIVFDDDALTVLAHRAFKENTGARGLVSVVEDALLPFEEKLPSCRISRLVVTKQVINDPLGTLKDLLSDTPAYDWESLHKKASETQIQYITRYIQENADTLVATHGLNLSAARCEMAARYFHAHVLEIDDAVSRITTHYDTIKEIERESSRNMGLDIIFEEDAIDFLMLQILDHGASADDILSKLHNAFYDGLNLIKEKTGKHRFFITKTDLQDSEAYLNQLIRKEIK